DNA sequence from the Bradyrhizobium diazoefficiens genome:
CCGTCGACCACCATGGTGTTGCGCCAGCTCCCCTTCGGCAGTTTTGCGATCTCGGCGAGCACGGCCTCGCGCGAACGGTCGCAGATGTAGTCGCCGAGCTCGTCGAGCGTATCGATGCCGAACTCGGTCATCATCTCGACCAGGCGCTCGCAACCGACGTCGTTGCAGCCAGCGAGCGAATAGGTATCGCCCTCGGTGTCGATGGGCAGCCGCGTGTTGGTGCGGATCATCGCCATCAACGTCTCATTGACGACGCCCTGGTCGATCAGCTTCAGCATGGGGATATAAAGACCCTCCATGAACACGTCGGTGGCGTCGGGCCCGAATCCGATGCCGCCAATGTCCATCAGATGGCTGGTGCAGGAGAACAGCGCGACGACGTTGCCGTCCTTGAAGCAGGGCGTGGTCACGACGAAATCGTTGAGATGACCGGTACCCATCCAGGGATCGTTGGTGATGTAGGCATCGCCTTCCTTCATCGTCTCGATCGGGAAGTGGGCAATGAAATGCTTGACCGATTCCGCCATCGAGTTGACGTGACCGGGCGTGCCCGTCACCGCTTGCGCCAGCATCCGCCCCTTGAGGTCGAACACCCCGGCCGAGAGGTCGCCGCATTCGCGAACGATCGGGCTGAACGCCGTGCGGAGCAACACCTGGGCCTGCTCCTCGACCACGGCGATCAGCCGGTGCCACATGATCTGAAGGTCGATCAGGCTCGCGCCATTTACCTTGCTCATGATCAGGCTGCCTTCCGTTCCATGACAATGCTGCCGGCACCGTCGATATAGGCGTCAAAACTGATCGAGACGAAGGTGGAGGTCTCGTCCTCCGCGATTACGGCAGGCCCGGCAATCGTCGCGCCCGGCGCCATGTCCTCGCGGCGATAGAGCGGAATCTCAATCACTTCTCCCGCCCGTCCGTCGAAGAACTTTCGGCTGCCGGAGGCTTTGCCCGCCGGCTTACGCGTGAGGGCCGCCACCGTGGTCGGATTACGCGCCTCAGTGGTCGCAAGCACAGACCAGCTCAGCACCTCGATCGCAGCGCCCGGGATCGACCGCTCGAACATCGCCGAATAATCCGCCTCGAACTTCTGGCGCAAGCCGGCGAGATCAAGCGATGTCAGCCGCCGGTTCGGCAGCTCGATCGCGATTTCATGACCCTGGCCGACATAACGCATGAAAGCCGCACGCCGCTCGCGCACCGGCGCGCCGGCTGCACCCGGCTCGACCAGCGCACGCGCTTCGATCGCCATCTCCTGAAGCAGGTCGGAGACCGCCTCGGTGTCGAAATCGTCGAGCCGGACGTGACGGCTGCGCACGAGCTCATAGGCAATGGGAGCTGCAAGGAAGCCGACCGCTGAGCCGACGCCGGCATTCGACGGCACGATCACCCTGGAAACACCGATCTTCTCGGCAACACGGGCAGCATGGAGCGGCGCCGCGCCGCCGAAGGCGATCAGCGTATGCTGGCCGACTACGGCGCCACGCTCGACTGCGTGCACGCGCGCCGCGCTCGCCATGTTCTCGCAGACGACTTCGTGCACGGCATAGGCCGCGGTCTCCGCCGACAGGCCGAGCGGCGCGCCGACGTCGCGCAAGAGCGCTTGCTTCGACAGCTCCGGGTCGAGCTTGATCGTGCCGCCCGCAAAGGCGCCGGGATCGATCATGCCGAGCGCTACGTCCGCATCGGTCACCGCCGGACGCTGGCCGCCGCGGCCGTAGCAGGCAGGCCCGGGCTCCGACGAGGCGCTCTCAGGGCCGACGGTCACGCGCTTCATCGCATCGACATGCGCAATGGAGCCGCCGCCGGCGCCGATCTCGACCATCTCGATCACGGGAATGCGCACCGGCAGGCCGGAGCCTTTCAGGAAGCGCGCGGCGCGATCGACCTCGAACACGCGCGAGGTCTCGGGCTGGAATTTTTCGATCAGGCAGATCTTTGCGGTGGTGCCGCCCATGTCGAAGGACAGCACCTTGCTCTCGCCGAGCCGCGCGGCAATCTGCGCCGCGAAGATCGCGCCACCGGCGGGGCCGGATTCGACGAGCCGCACCGGAAAGCGCCGCGCGGTCTCGATCGAGGTCACGCCGCCACCGGAGGTCACGAGATAGATGGCGCCGCGGAACTGCTCGACCTGCAAGGCATCCGCCATGCGCGCGAGATAGCCGTCGATGAGGGGTTGCACATAGGCATTGGCGACTGCGGTGGACGTGCGCTCGTATTCGCGAATCTCAGGACATACGGCCGATGACACCGTCACCGAAATGGCGGGCAGTTCCTCCTGCAAAATCGCGGCGGTGCGCTTCTCGTGATGGGGATTGGCATAGGAGTGCAAGAACGCGATCGCGACGCTCTCCACGTTCTGCATGCGTAGTTTCGGCACCAGCGCGCGAACCGCCGCCTGATCGAGCGGGAGGCGGACGGCGCCATGCGCGTCGATACGCTCGGGCACGGTGAAGCGCAGGGATCGCGGCGTCAGCGGCTTCGGCTTGTCGATGCCCAGATCATATTGGTCATAACGGCTCTCGGTGCCGATATCGAGGACATCGCGAAATCCTTCGGTCGCAATCAGCGCCGTTTTCGCGCCGCGCCGCTCGATGATGGCGTTGGTGGCGAGCGTCGTGCCATGAATGAAGACGTCGATGTCGCTGATATACGCATGCGCGTCATTGAGGATGAGCCGCATGCCATCCAGCACAGCCTGCTCGGGTCGCTGCGGCGTCGTCAACACCTTGCGGGTCTTGCGCACCTCGCCCACGTCAAGCACGATGTCGGTGAACGTGCCACCGATATCCACGGCAAGCCGCACCTCGGCTCCCTCAAGCATTCCAGAATTCTCCGTGCTGATCGTCAAGACTCAGGGGCGAAACGCAGCAATTTCCACGCCATCGAGCGTGCTGAGAACGCTGCGCGCGAGGCTATTCTGCTTGGCACCCATGTAATAGGCAAGACATGTTCGCCTGGTGTCAGATCAGAGCAGGAATGCAAGCGCCGCTTCGCAGCGCTCCTCAACCTTGAGCACCAGGAGATCGTCGGCGCGGGTGCGTCCAAGATTGACTGCGGCAATGGGAATCTGCCGGTGCGCGGCCGCCCGCACGAAGCGGAAGCCGGAATAGACCATCAGCGACGAGCCGACGATCAACATGGCGTCCGCCTGCGACAGATGGTCCTGCGCGGTCGCAACCACGTCGTGCGGAACGTTCTCGCCGAAGAACACGACGTCGGGCTTGAGGATGCTCCCGCAGGCTTCGCAAGGAGGCACCTTGAACAACGAGAACTCCGCGAGCTCGAGATCGGCGTCGCCATCCGGCGCGTCGGCGGCGTCGAGCGCCAGCCAGTCCGCATTGGCGCGGCCAAGCGCATCCTGGAATTCATTGCGTGGCGTCTTGCGGTCGCACCCCATGCAGCGGACCAAATCGAGCCGGCCATGCAGGTCGATCACCTCGCGATGGCCGGCGGATTGATGCAGCCGGTCGACGTTCTGCGTCAACAGCATCTCGCAGCGCCCGCTCGCCTCGAGCCGCGCCAGCGCATGATGCGCACCGTTCGGCCGGGCCTGGCCGAATCGCCGCCAGCCGATCAGGCTGCGCGCCCAGTAGCGCTGGCGCGTATGCTCCTCGGACATGAAGGCCTGGAAATTGACCGGCTGGGTCCGTTTCCAGTTGCCGTTTCTGTCGCGATAATCGGGAATGCCCGAATTGGTGCTGCAGCCGGCGCCAGTCAGCACGAACAGGCGTTCGTGCCGGCCGACGAAATCCTGAAGCTGATGGTTTGCCATGCACGCAGATGTAGTCTGCACGAGCCGATTTTACCAGATCACCCGCGCGGACGACTCGAAGCCGGCCATCAGCTCGCCCAGTTCTCGCGAAACTCTGGAAACAGCGTCAGGCCTCCACAGGCATAGATCGTCTGCCCGGTGATGTAGCCCGCGTCGTCCGAGGCAAGGAAGGCGAACACGGCGGCGATTTCTTCCGGCGTGCCGACGCGGCCGAGCGGAATGTGGCTGGTGACGATGCCGCGCATCGCCGAATCCCCGGTCCAGGCCGCGTTGATCGGCGTGTCGATTGCGCCGGGACCGACCGCGTTGACGCGGATGCCGCGGCCGGCAAATTCCAACGCCAGCGTGCGGGTCAGATTGGCCATGCCGCCCTTGCTGATCGAGTAGGCGAGATAGCCGGGTTTTGGAATGATCTGGTGGACGCTGGAGCAATTGATGATGCAGCCAGCCCCGCCGCGCGCGACGAAATGCGCCAGCGCCTTCTGGGCGCAGAGCACGGCGCCGTTGAGATTGACATCGATGATGCGGCGATAGGTTTCGATGTCGAGCGCCTCGCTCGGCGATTCCCGCTGAAAGCCGGCATTGTTGACCAGACAATCGAGACGCTTCCAGCGCGCCAGGATCGTCTGGAACATCGCACCGACTTCCTGCTCATTGCTGACGTCGGCCTTGAACATGACATGATCGAGCTTGCCGTGGCCGCGATCGCTCGATGCCGTTCGTGCCAACGCGAGGGACTCTTCAGCTCTCTCAGGATGATCGACATAATTGATGGCGACGGTCGCGCCTTCCTGGGCAAGCCGGATGGCGACGGCACGTCCGATGCCTTGAGACGCGCCGGTCACCAGCGCGTATTGGCCGACGAGGCGCGAGGGAAATGAGGTCGAACGATCGGTTTGCGGCATGGGTTCTCTCCGGGATGCTTCATCATCGATGGAACGGGGATTTTGTTCCATCCCCTGGCGCATCGCTGCGATTCATTCCACGCGTCGCGCCAGCGGCGAGGTCAGGACCTGATACAGGATGATGGCGCCAAAGGTTGCAGTACCGA
Encoded proteins:
- a CDS encoding SDR family oxidoreductase, whose translation is MPQTDRSTSFPSRLVGQYALVTGASQGIGRAVAIRLAQEGATVAINYVDHPERAEESLALARTASSDRGHGKLDHVMFKADVSNEQEVGAMFQTILARWKRLDCLVNNAGFQRESPSEALDIETYRRIIDVNLNGAVLCAQKALAHFVARGGAGCIINCSSVHQIIPKPGYLAYSISKGGMANLTRTLALEFAGRGIRVNAVGPGAIDTPINAAWTGDSAMRGIVTSHIPLGRVGTPEEIAAVFAFLASDDAGYITGQTIYACGGLTLFPEFRENWAS
- a CDS encoding hydantoinase/oxoprolinase family protein yields the protein MLEGAEVRLAVDIGGTFTDIVLDVGEVRKTRKVLTTPQRPEQAVLDGMRLILNDAHAYISDIDVFIHGTTLATNAIIERRGAKTALIATEGFRDVLDIGTESRYDQYDLGIDKPKPLTPRSLRFTVPERIDAHGAVRLPLDQAAVRALVPKLRMQNVESVAIAFLHSYANPHHEKRTAAILQEELPAISVTVSSAVCPEIREYERTSTAVANAYVQPLIDGYLARMADALQVEQFRGAIYLVTSGGGVTSIETARRFPVRLVESGPAGGAIFAAQIAARLGESKVLSFDMGGTTAKICLIEKFQPETSRVFEVDRAARFLKGSGLPVRIPVIEMVEIGAGGGSIAHVDAMKRVTVGPESASSEPGPACYGRGGQRPAVTDADVALGMIDPGAFAGGTIKLDPELSKQALLRDVGAPLGLSAETAAYAVHEVVCENMASAARVHAVERGAVVGQHTLIAFGGAAPLHAARVAEKIGVSRVIVPSNAGVGSAVGFLAAPIAYELVRSRHVRLDDFDTEAVSDLLQEMAIEARALVEPGAAGAPVRERRAAFMRYVGQGHEIAIELPNRRLTSLDLAGLRQKFEADYSAMFERSIPGAAIEVLSWSVLATTEARNPTTVAALTRKPAGKASGSRKFFDGRAGEVIEIPLYRREDMAPGATIAGPAVIAEDETSTFVSISFDAYIDGAGSIVMERKAA
- a CDS encoding NAD-dependent protein deacetylase; translated protein: MANHQLQDFVGRHERLFVLTGAGCSTNSGIPDYRDRNGNWKRTQPVNFQAFMSEEHTRQRYWARSLIGWRRFGQARPNGAHHALARLEASGRCEMLLTQNVDRLHQSAGHREVIDLHGRLDLVRCMGCDRKTPRNEFQDALGRANADWLALDAADAPDGDADLELAEFSLFKVPPCEACGSILKPDVVFFGENVPHDVVATAQDHLSQADAMLIVGSSLMVYSGFRFVRAAAHRQIPIAAVNLGRTRADDLLVLKVEERCEAALAFLL